Proteins encoded by one window of Salvia splendens isolate huo1 chromosome 14, SspV2, whole genome shotgun sequence:
- the LOC121764732 gene encoding DEAD-box ATP-dependent RNA helicase 37-like — MPATWSESVEKAPTGGGVGATSHASRSTYVPPHLRNRPPSASADPPPSATVSYAGTLAGNESQGQGGPAVGGFQSYGSRNDLSGGGLSRGGGGGGSAWNNRNGGWDRGREREANPFQNDGVPEPEFAVQENSGINFDAYEDIPVETSGKDVPPPVNTFAEIDLGDALNMNIKRCKYVKPTPVQRHAIPISLTGRDLMACAQTGSGKTAAFCFPIISGIMKSGQSAQRQPRKPRMACPLALILSPTRELSIQIHEEARKFSYQTGVKVVVAYGGAPINQQLRELERGVDILVATPGRLVDLLERARVSLQNIRYLALDEADRMLDMGFEPQIRRIVQQMDMPPPGERQTLLFSATFPKEIQRLAADFLSNYIFLAVGRVGSSTELILQRIEYVLETDKRSHLMDLLHAQRANGVQAKQALTLVFVETKKGADSLEHWLCINGFPATSIHGDRTQQEREYALRSFKSGKTPILVATDVAARGLDIPHVAHVINFDLPNDIDDYVHRIGRTGRAGKTGLATAFFNDSNASLAKSLADLMQESNQEVPAWLTRFAARSNFGGGGRNRRGQGGGGRFGGRDFRKDSSYNRGGMDMYGGGSNMNSGYNQSGGYGGGYGSAVTSAWD; from the exons ATGCCTGCTACATGGTCTGAATCTGTCGAGAAGGCTCCCACCGGTGGTGGTGTAGGGGCTACTTCTCATGCTTCTAGAAGTACTTATGTTCCCCCGCATCTTAGGAATAGGCCACCGTCAGCCTCTGCAGACCCTCCTCCCTCAGCTACAGTTTCCTATGCTGGGACTCTGGCGGGAAATGAATCCCAGGGACAAGGTGGTCCAGCTGTTGGTGGATTTCAGTCGTATGGCTCTAGAAATGATTTAAGTGGAGGTGGTCTCAgtcgtggtggtggtgggggtggtaGTGCTTGGAACAATagaaatggtggttgggatcGTGGGAGGGAAAGAGAGGCTAATCCTTTTCAAAATGATGGAGTTCCAGAACCAGAATTTGCAGTACAGGAAAATTCAGGGATCAATTTTGATGCTTACGAGGATATTCCGGTGGAGACAAGTGGGAAAGATGTTCCGCCTCCTGTGAATACATTTGCAGAGATTGATTTGGGTGATGCTTTAAATATGAATATTAAGAGGTGCAAGTATGTGAAACCTACACCTGTGCAGCGGCATGCCATACCAATATCGCTCACTGGGCGGGATTTGATGGCTTGCGCTCAAACTGGTTCGGGAAAGACTGCAGCATTTTGTTTCCCAATAATTAGTGGAATCATGAAAAGTGGCCAATCTGCTCAAAGACAACCTCGTAAGCCACGTATGGCATGTCCTCTTGCTCTCATTCTTTCTCCAACTAGGGAGCTTTCCATTCAG ATTCATGAAGAAGCTAGGAAATTTTCTTATCAAACTGGCGTCAAGGTGGTTGTTGCTTATGGTGGTGCACCAATCAATCAACAG CTTCGAGAGCTGGAAAGAGGTGTGGACATACTTGTTGCAACTCCCGGACGCTTAGTTGATTTGTTGGAAAGAGCTAGAGTCTCGTTACAAAATATTAGGTACTTGGCCCTGGATGAAGCAGATAGAATGTTGGACATGGGTTTCGAACCTCAAATAAGGAGAATTGTGCAACAGATGGACATGCCTCCACCTGGTGAAAGACAGACATTGCTATTTAGCGCCACATTTCCTAAGGAGATTCAG AGACTAGCTGCAGATTTTCTTTCGAATTATATATTTTTGGCGGTTGGAAGAGTTGGTTCTAGCACGGAATTGATCCTCCAAAGAATTGAATATGTGCTTGAGACTGACAAAAGAAGTCACCTGATGGACCTTCTCCATGCACAAAGAGCAAATGGTGTTCAGGCCAAG CAAGCTCTAACATTGGTTTTTGTTGAGACAAAGAAGGGAGCTGATTCTCTTGAACACTGGCTTTGTATTAATGGCTTTCCTGCCACCTCCATTCATGGTGACCGGACACAACAG GAGAGAGAATATGCATTAAGATCTTTTAAAAGTGGCAAAACTCCAATTCTGGTTGCAACGGATGTGGCAGCTCGTGGCCTTGACATCCCTCATGTTGCACATGTCATCAACTTCGATCTTCCTAATGATATCGACGACTATGTCCACCGTATAGGACGCACTGGGCGTGCTGGTAAAACAGGACTGGCCACTGCGTTTTTCAATGATAGTAATGCTTCATTAGCGAAGTCATTGGCTGATTTAATGCAAGAATCAAATCAAGAGGTTCCTGCTTGGCTGACACGCTTTGCAGCTCGGTCTAactttggtggtggtggtaggaACCGCCGAGGGCAAGGTGGTGGGGGGAGATTTGGTGGTCGTGATTTCCGCAAAGATTCTTCCTACAATAGAGGTGGAATGGACATGTATGGTGGTGGAAGTAACATGAACAGTGGTTACAACCAATCTGGTGGATATGGTGGAGGCTATGGTTCTGCTGTGACTAGCGCCTGGGACTAA